The following proteins are encoded in a genomic region of Streptomyces sp. SLBN-31:
- a CDS encoding glycerophosphodiester phosphodiesterase encodes MQNLTAVAHRGDPYRVRENTIDSLRAALDLGADAVEIDVRLTRDGVPVLLHDATLKRLWEHDRPLRSLSADEVRGLTGGRIPTLAEALAATEGSRVMIDLPGTRDVREARRVVDAVREAGARERVYYCAGAEEMLAVRAADPSAEIALTRTTLAPARPVLLEAVRPRWLNYRFSLVDRALAARVHREGLLLSVWTPDTRRSMRRLIDLGVDSITTNRVDVLCALREAPYTRER; translated from the coding sequence ATGCAGAACCTGACCGCCGTGGCCCACCGGGGCGACCCGTACCGCGTCCGCGAGAACACGATCGACTCGCTGCGTGCCGCGCTCGACCTGGGCGCGGACGCCGTCGAGATCGACGTACGCCTGACGAGGGACGGCGTCCCCGTGCTGCTGCACGACGCGACGCTCAAGCGGCTGTGGGAGCACGACCGGCCGCTTCGGTCGCTGTCCGCGGACGAGGTCCGCGGACTGACCGGCGGCCGGATCCCGACGCTCGCCGAGGCCCTGGCCGCCACCGAGGGCAGCCGGGTGATGATCGACCTGCCCGGCACCCGGGACGTGCGGGAGGCCCGCCGGGTGGTGGACGCCGTGCGGGAGGCCGGGGCACGGGAGCGGGTGTACTACTGCGCGGGCGCCGAGGAGATGCTCGCCGTGCGGGCGGCCGATCCGTCCGCGGAGATCGCGCTGACCCGCACCACGCTGGCGCCCGCGCGCCCCGTGCTGCTGGAGGCGGTGCGCCCGCGCTGGCTCAACTACCGCTTCTCGCTGGTCGACCGCGCGCTGGCGGCCCGCGTGCACCGCGAGGGCCTGCTGCTCTCGGTGTGGACCCCGGACACCCGCCGCTCGATGCGCCGCCTGATCGACCTGGGCGTCGACTCGATCACCACGAACCGCGTCGACGTCCTGTGCGCGCTGCGGGAGGCGCCCTACACGCGCGAGCGCTGA
- a CDS encoding DUF4190 domain-containing protein gives MADQTQPGGGAAPEHDPWAPPERKTSLDKGPRDQPPGSPQPPSVHDQATVTSVPSDGFAPPAAGTQAPGTPVPGTPAAGTPVPGAPGYGYPGPGAPAYGAPGYGTTGYGAPGYAPPGAGAAPGGWSESAVPPPPIAPTGPGPQNPGAPGGYGYPAYPQGYGWPGMQAPPQNGLGTSAMILGILSCCLFCIYGFVSLILGVLAVILGIKGKRRADRGEATNRGQAQAGFVTGIVGIVLGIATIALIVFAIVAAINDDRDNVDDGPSYNSAPSISAPLLAQG, from the coding sequence GTGGCGGATCAGACACAGCCGGGTGGGGGCGCGGCGCCGGAGCATGATCCGTGGGCGCCGCCCGAGCGCAAGACGTCGCTGGACAAGGGGCCGCGGGATCAGCCGCCCGGCTCGCCGCAGCCGCCGTCCGTGCACGACCAGGCGACCGTGACGTCCGTACCGTCCGACGGCTTCGCCCCGCCCGCAGCAGGCACGCAAGCCCCCGGAACACCCGTCCCCGGAACGCCCGCGGCCGGAACGCCCGTCCCCGGAGCCCCCGGCTACGGCTACCCCGGTCCCGGTGCTCCCGCGTACGGAGCCCCCGGCTACGGCACCACGGGGTACGGAGCCCCCGGCTACGCGCCGCCCGGCGCGGGCGCCGCCCCCGGTGGCTGGTCCGAGTCCGCCGTGCCGCCGCCGCCCATCGCGCCCACGGGCCCGGGACCGCAGAACCCCGGGGCGCCGGGAGGCTACGGCTATCCCGCCTACCCGCAGGGCTACGGCTGGCCCGGTATGCAGGCGCCCCCGCAGAACGGCCTGGGCACCTCGGCGATGATCCTGGGCATCCTGTCGTGCTGCCTGTTCTGCATCTACGGATTCGTCTCCCTCATCCTCGGCGTCCTCGCCGTGATCCTCGGCATCAAGGGCAAGCGCCGGGCCGACCGCGGCGAGGCCACCAACCGCGGTCAGGCGCAGGCCGGCTTCGTCACCGGCATCGTCGGCATCGTGCTCGGCATCGCCACGATCGCCCTGATCGTCTTCGCGATCGTGGCCGCCATCAACGACGACCGGGACAACGTCGACGACGGCCCCTCCTACAACTCGGCCCCCAGCATCTCGGCCCCACTGCTTGCCCAAGGCTGA
- a CDS encoding NADAR family protein translates to MERITGNIDSLEALVREVRAGSRVKYLHFWGHRPLPDGRIGASCLSQWWPAPFTVDGVTYGTAEHWMMAGKARLFADAEAERHILAAGHPSQAKKAGRLVRGFDEETWRRERFAIVVEGSVHKFAAHPALREFLLNTGDRVLVEASPVDRVWGIGLTADDEAAMDPERWRGPNLLGFALMQARERLRRE, encoded by the coding sequence ATGGAAAGGATCACGGGGAATATCGACTCGCTGGAAGCCCTGGTCAGGGAGGTTCGCGCGGGGTCGAGGGTGAAGTACCTGCATTTCTGGGGACACCGTCCGCTGCCGGACGGGCGGATCGGCGCGAGCTGTCTGAGTCAGTGGTGGCCGGCGCCGTTCACCGTGGACGGAGTGACGTACGGGACCGCTGAGCACTGGATGATGGCGGGCAAGGCACGGCTGTTCGCCGACGCGGAGGCCGAGCGCCACATCCTCGCCGCGGGGCACCCCTCGCAGGCCAAGAAGGCGGGGCGGCTGGTGCGCGGCTTCGACGAGGAGACGTGGCGGCGCGAGCGGTTCGCCATCGTCGTCGAGGGCAGCGTCCACAAGTTCGCAGCGCACCCGGCCCTGCGGGAGTTTCTGCTGAACACCGGGGACCGGGTGCTGGTGGAGGCGAGCCCCGTGGACCGGGTGTGGGGCATCGGCCTCACGGCCGACGACGAGGCGGCGATGGATCCGGAGCGCTGGCGGGGCCCGAACCTGCTGGGCTTCGCCCTGATGCAGGCCCGGGAGCGCCTGCGACGGGAGTGA
- a CDS encoding gamma-aminobutyraldehyde dehydrogenase — protein MQNPGTPTPDRFPAQDRFADGAQFIAGRLTKGTSGRTHAVVDPATGEEVLTYELAGTDDVDDAVAAAREAFPGWAGLTPGERSDALHRFAAVLADRAEDFARAESLQCGKPLKLTREFDVPGTIDNTAFFAGAARHLQGQSAGEYSGDHTSYVRREPIGVVGSIAPWNYPLQMAAWKILPAIAAGNTIVLKPAELTPLTSLMFAQAATDAGIPDGVVNIVTGTGREAGEHLVGHPDVAMTSFTGSTAVGKRVAEIATATVKRLHLELGGKAPFVVFDDADLEAAVHGAVAGALINTGQDCTAATRAYVQRPLYDAFVERTAALMETVRLGDPFAHGTDLGPLISHVQRDRVAGFVERARSYARVVTGGEVPDGELAKGAYYRPTLVADAAQDSEIVQSELFGPVLVVLPFDGDDEGIALANDTPYGLAASAWSRDVYRANRATREIKAGCVWVNDHIPIISEMPHGGYKASGFGKDMSAYSFEEYTQIKHVMFDNTAVARKDWHRTIFGDR, from the coding sequence ATGCAGAACCCGGGCACGCCCACCCCGGACCGATTCCCCGCGCAGGACCGCTTCGCGGACGGCGCGCAGTTCATCGCGGGCCGCCTGACCAAGGGCACGTCCGGCCGCACGCACGCCGTCGTCGACCCGGCGACCGGCGAGGAGGTCCTCACGTACGAGCTGGCCGGCACCGACGACGTCGACGACGCCGTCGCCGCCGCCCGCGAGGCGTTCCCCGGCTGGGCCGGTCTCACCCCCGGCGAGCGCTCGGACGCCCTGCACCGCTTCGCCGCCGTGCTCGCCGACCGTGCCGAGGACTTCGCCCGCGCGGAGTCCCTGCAGTGCGGCAAGCCGCTGAAGCTGACCCGCGAGTTCGACGTGCCGGGGACCATCGACAACACGGCGTTCTTCGCGGGCGCCGCCCGGCACCTGCAGGGGCAGTCGGCCGGCGAGTACTCCGGCGACCACACCTCGTACGTCCGCCGCGAGCCCATCGGCGTGGTCGGCTCGATCGCGCCCTGGAACTACCCCCTCCAGATGGCCGCCTGGAAGATCCTCCCGGCGATCGCCGCGGGCAACACCATCGTGCTCAAGCCCGCCGAGCTCACCCCGCTCACCTCGCTGATGTTCGCGCAGGCCGCCACGGACGCCGGCATCCCGGACGGGGTCGTCAACATCGTCACCGGGACCGGCCGGGAGGCGGGCGAGCACCTCGTCGGACACCCCGACGTCGCCATGACCTCCTTCACCGGCTCCACCGCCGTCGGCAAGCGCGTCGCCGAGATCGCCACCGCGACCGTCAAGCGCCTCCACCTGGAGCTCGGCGGCAAGGCCCCCTTCGTCGTCTTCGACGACGCCGACCTGGAGGCGGCCGTGCACGGCGCGGTCGCGGGCGCCCTCATCAACACCGGGCAGGACTGCACGGCCGCCACGCGCGCGTACGTGCAGCGGCCCCTGTACGACGCCTTCGTGGAGCGGACGGCCGCCCTGATGGAGACCGTCCGGCTGGGCGACCCGTTCGCCCACGGCACCGACCTCGGCCCGCTCATCTCCCATGTGCAGCGCGACCGGGTCGCCGGCTTCGTCGAGCGGGCGCGTTCCTACGCGCGCGTGGTGACCGGCGGCGAGGTGCCCGACGGCGAACTCGCCAAGGGTGCCTACTACCGGCCTACCCTGGTCGCGGACGCCGCCCAGGACAGCGAGATCGTCCAGTCCGAACTGTTCGGCCCGGTGCTGGTGGTCCTGCCGTTCGACGGCGACGACGAGGGGATCGCCCTCGCCAACGACACCCCGTACGGCCTCGCCGCCTCCGCCTGGAGCCGGGACGTCTACCGGGCGAACCGCGCCACCCGCGAGATCAAGGCGGGCTGTGTGTGGGTCAACGATCACATTCCGATCATCAGCGAGATGCCCCACGGCGGGTACAAGGCGTCCGGCTTCGGCAAGGACATGTCCGCGTACTCGTTCGAGGAGTACACGCAGATCAAGCACGTCATGTTCGACAACACGGCGGTGGCCCGCAAGGACTGGCACCGCACGATCTTCGGGGACCGATAG
- a CDS encoding PotD/PotF family extracellular solute-binding protein, with protein sequence MEQYEPDRLSPVVAAAMRRSLRNGRAAMTRRSLMRASAGGALALGGLATLSGCGIPAAGKTSGGVSADDHSAKEKVVNFSNWPEYIDVDDSEKHHPTLDAFRKRTGISVKYTEDINDNDEFFGKIQPQLAAGQDTGRDLIVLTDWLAARMIRLGYVQKLDASNLPHAYANLSEQFRSPDWDPGRAYSYVWQGISTVIAYNKKALDGVEVKSISDLLDNPKLKGRVGFLTEMRDSVGMTMLDMGKDPGKFTADDYDAVIARLQKAVDKGQIRRFTGNDYTSDLTKGDFAACVAWGGDIVQLQADNPDVGYVIPDSGYMTSTDNMLIPNKARHKTNAERLIDYYYELEPAAELAAYINYVSPVTGVVPYLSKIDKTAAKNPLIVPDKAMQAKSHAFRSLSAKEETAFQQKFAKLTGA encoded by the coding sequence ATGGAGCAGTACGAGCCCGACCGCCTGTCACCGGTCGTGGCGGCCGCGATGCGGCGCAGCCTTCGCAACGGCCGGGCGGCGATGACCCGCCGGTCCCTGATGCGTGCCTCCGCCGGCGGCGCGCTCGCCCTCGGCGGTCTCGCGACGCTGAGCGGCTGCGGCATCCCCGCCGCGGGCAAGACGAGCGGCGGAGTGTCCGCCGACGACCACTCGGCCAAGGAGAAGGTGGTGAACTTCTCCAACTGGCCCGAGTACATCGACGTGGACGACAGCGAGAAACACCACCCGACGCTGGACGCGTTCCGCAAACGGACCGGCATCTCGGTCAAGTACACCGAGGACATCAACGACAACGACGAGTTCTTCGGCAAGATCCAGCCGCAGCTCGCCGCCGGCCAGGACACCGGCCGGGACCTGATCGTCCTCACCGACTGGCTGGCCGCCCGCATGATCAGGCTCGGCTACGTCCAGAAGCTGGACGCCTCGAACCTGCCGCACGCCTACGCCAACCTCTCGGAGCAGTTCCGCAGCCCCGACTGGGACCCCGGCCGCGCCTACTCGTACGTCTGGCAGGGCATCTCGACCGTCATCGCGTACAACAAGAAGGCCCTCGACGGCGTCGAGGTGAAGTCGATCTCCGACCTGCTCGACAACCCCAAGCTCAAGGGCCGGGTCGGCTTCCTGACCGAGATGCGCGACTCCGTCGGGATGACCATGCTGGACATGGGCAAGGACCCGGGGAAGTTCACCGCGGACGACTACGACGCGGTCATCGCCCGCCTCCAGAAGGCCGTCGACAAGGGCCAGATCCGCCGCTTCACCGGCAACGACTACACGTCCGACCTCACCAAGGGCGACTTCGCCGCGTGCGTCGCCTGGGGCGGCGACATCGTCCAGTTGCAGGCGGACAACCCGGACGTCGGCTATGTCATACCCGACAGCGGCTACATGACGTCGACCGACAACATGCTGATCCCCAACAAGGCCCGGCACAAGACGAACGCCGAACGGCTCATCGACTACTACTACGAGCTGGAACCGGCCGCCGAACTCGCCGCCTACATCAACTACGTGAGCCCGGTCACGGGAGTCGTGCCCTACCTCTCCAAGATCGACAAGACGGCGGCGAAGAACCCGCTGATCGTTCCCGACAAGGCCATGCAGGCCAAGTCCCACGCCTTCCGCTCGCTGAGCGCGAAGGAAGAGACGGCCTTCCAGCAGAAGTTCGCGAAGCTCACAGGGGCGTGA
- a CDS encoding ABC transporter ATP-binding protein, with product MTTMTTTDNSGDVRLSGISKTYDNGFTAVRPLDLTVPQGSFFALLGASGCGKTTTLRMIAGLEEPTTGAVHLGDQEVTHLPPYKRPVNTVFQSYALFPHLDIFENVAFGLRRRGIKSVKKQVEEMLELVQLGEQARKKPHQLSGGQQQRVAVARALINHPKVLLLDEPLGALDLKLRRQMQLELKRIQTEVGITFIHVTHDQEEAMTMADTVAVMNAGSVEQLGSPADLYENPQTTFVANFLGTSNLIEAEVDTKSGDDIVLRAGGGKLVLPEARCSAPTTAGGKVLVGVRPEKISLTHADDAGEIPVGRNRITGRIADSSFIGVSTQYVIDSPVCPEFEVYAQNIDRDARLVPGAEVVLHWNPAHTFGLDAAQDIDAGVAEVEEDAA from the coding sequence GTGACGACAATGACGACGACAGACAACAGCGGCGACGTCCGCCTCTCCGGTATCAGCAAGACGTACGACAACGGCTTCACCGCCGTGCGACCGCTGGACCTGACCGTCCCGCAGGGCTCCTTCTTCGCCCTGCTCGGCGCCTCCGGCTGCGGCAAGACCACCACCCTGCGCATGATCGCCGGCCTGGAGGAGCCCACCACGGGCGCCGTCCACCTCGGCGACCAGGAGGTCACGCACCTGCCGCCGTACAAGCGCCCGGTGAACACCGTCTTCCAGTCCTACGCCCTCTTCCCGCACCTCGACATCTTCGAGAACGTCGCCTTCGGTCTGCGCCGGCGCGGCATCAAGAGCGTGAAGAAGCAGGTCGAGGAGATGCTGGAGCTGGTCCAGCTGGGTGAGCAGGCGCGCAAGAAACCGCACCAGCTCTCCGGCGGCCAGCAGCAGCGCGTGGCCGTGGCCCGCGCCCTGATCAACCACCCCAAGGTGCTCCTGCTCGACGAGCCCCTCGGCGCCCTCGACCTGAAGCTGCGCCGGCAGATGCAGCTGGAGCTCAAGCGCATCCAGACCGAGGTCGGCATCACCTTCATCCACGTCACGCACGACCAGGAGGAGGCCATGACCATGGCCGACACGGTCGCCGTGATGAACGCGGGCAGCGTGGAGCAGCTCGGCTCACCCGCCGACCTGTACGAGAATCCGCAGACGACGTTCGTCGCCAACTTCCTCGGCACCTCCAACCTGATCGAGGCCGAGGTCGACACCAAGAGCGGCGACGACATCGTGCTGCGGGCGGGCGGCGGCAAGCTGGTGCTGCCCGAGGCGCGATGTTCCGCGCCCACCACGGCCGGCGGCAAGGTGCTGGTCGGGGTGCGCCCGGAGAAGATCTCCCTCACCCACGCCGACGACGCCGGCGAGATCCCCGTGGGCCGCAACCGCATCACCGGCCGGATCGCCGACTCCTCCTTCATCGGCGTCTCCACGCAGTACGTCATCGACAGCCCGGTCTGCCCGGAGTTCGAGGTCTACGCCCAGAACATCGACCGCGACGCCCGGCTCGTGCCCGGCGCCGAGGTGGTCCTGCACTGGAACCCGGCGCACACCTTCGGCCTGGACGCGGCACAGGACATCGACGCCGGTGTCGCCGAGGTCGAGGAGGACGCCGCCTGA
- a CDS encoding ABC transporter permease, producing MTAVTEAPPPLAPTAPEKKPPRKRGRLVPYWLLLPGILWLIVFFALPMIYQASTSVQTGSLETGYKVTWHFATYWDALSEYWPQFLRSVLYAAAATVLCLLLGYPLAYLIAFRAGRWRNLIMILVIAPFFTSFLIRTLAWKTILADNGPVVHTLNSLHILDLTNWIGWTAGDRVLATPLAVVCGLTYNFLPFMILPLYTSLERIDGRLHEAAGDLYAKPFTTFRKVTFPLSMPGVVSGTLLTFIPAAGDYVNADLLGSTDTRMVGNVIQTQFLRILDYPTAAALSFILMAAILIMVTFYIRRSGTEDLV from the coding sequence ATGACCGCCGTCACCGAGGCCCCGCCGCCTCTCGCCCCCACCGCGCCGGAGAAGAAGCCGCCGCGCAAACGCGGCCGCCTGGTGCCGTACTGGCTCCTGCTGCCCGGCATCCTCTGGCTGATCGTCTTCTTCGCGCTGCCGATGATCTACCAGGCCTCCACGTCCGTGCAGACGGGCTCCCTGGAGACGGGCTACAAGGTCACCTGGCACTTCGCCACCTACTGGGACGCGCTGTCCGAGTACTGGCCGCAGTTCCTGCGCTCGGTGCTCTACGCGGCCGCCGCGACCGTGCTGTGCCTGCTGCTGGGCTATCCGCTGGCCTACCTGATCGCCTTCCGCGCGGGACGCTGGCGCAACCTGATCATGATCCTGGTGATCGCGCCGTTCTTCACCAGCTTCCTGATCCGCACCCTGGCCTGGAAGACGATCCTCGCCGACAACGGCCCGGTCGTGCACACCCTCAACTCGCTGCACATCCTGGACCTGACCAACTGGATCGGCTGGACGGCCGGCGACCGCGTCCTCGCGACACCGCTCGCCGTCGTCTGCGGTCTGACGTACAACTTCCTGCCGTTCATGATCCTGCCGCTGTACACCTCGCTGGAGCGCATCGACGGCAGGCTGCACGAGGCGGCGGGCGACCTGTACGCCAAGCCGTTCACCACCTTCCGCAAGGTCACCTTCCCGCTGTCGATGCCGGGCGTGGTCTCCGGCACGCTGCTGACCTTCATCCCGGCGGCCGGTGACTACGTCAACGCGGACCTGCTCGGTTCCACGGACACGCGCATGGTCGGAAACGTCATCCAGACGCAGTTCCTGAGAATTCTCGACTACCCGACGGCCGCGGCGCTGTCGTTCATCCTCATGGCCGCGATCCTCATCATGGTCACCTTCTACATCCGCAGGTCGGGGACGGAGGATCTGGTTTAA
- a CDS encoding ABC transporter permease, translating into MAFVKWLKRNLVVIAGLLTLGYLLLPNVIVTVFSFNKPKGRFNYEWQQFSLDAWKQPCGVAGMCGSLSISLQIAIWATIGATLLGTMIAFALVRYRFRARGAVNSLIFLPMAMPEVVMAASLLTLFLNMGAQLGFYTILIAHVMFCLSFVVTAVKARVMSMDPRLEQAAQDLYAGPAQTFLRVTLPIAAPGIAAGALLAFALSFDDFIITNFNAGSTVTFPMFVWGSAQRGTPVQINVIGTTMFLVAVLLVLTSMVVGNRRNRQKA; encoded by the coding sequence ATGGCCTTCGTCAAATGGCTCAAGCGCAATCTCGTCGTCATCGCGGGACTGCTGACGCTCGGATATCTCCTTCTCCCGAACGTCATCGTCACGGTGTTCTCCTTCAACAAACCGAAGGGCCGCTTCAACTACGAGTGGCAGCAGTTCTCGCTGGACGCCTGGAAACAGCCGTGCGGGGTCGCCGGCATGTGCGGCTCGCTGTCGATCAGCCTGCAGATCGCCATCTGGGCGACGATCGGCGCCACCCTGCTCGGCACGATGATCGCCTTCGCGCTCGTCCGCTACCGCTTCCGGGCCCGCGGCGCCGTGAACTCGCTGATCTTCCTGCCGATGGCGATGCCCGAGGTCGTCATGGCCGCCTCGCTGCTCACCCTGTTCCTCAACATGGGCGCCCAGCTGGGCTTCTACACGATCCTCATCGCCCACGTCATGTTCTGCCTGAGCTTCGTCGTCACCGCGGTCAAGGCCCGCGTGATGTCGATGGACCCGCGCCTGGAGCAGGCCGCGCAGGACCTCTACGCGGGCCCCGCGCAGACCTTCCTGCGGGTCACCCTGCCCATCGCCGCCCCCGGCATCGCGGCCGGCGCGCTGCTCGCCTTCGCGCTGTCCTTCGACGACTTCATCATCACCAACTTCAACGCGGGCTCGACCGTCACCTTCCCCATGTTCGTCTGGGGTTCGGCACAGCGCGGCACACCCGTCCAGATCAACGTCATCGGTACGACCATGTTCCTGGTCGCCGTCCTGCTGGTCCTGACCTCCATGGTCGTCGGCAACCGCCGTAACAGGCAAAAGGCGTAG
- a CDS encoding FAD-binding oxidoreductase: MAPSAMSRWTKALSEAQPVPYWLEDPGKPHPEPALTGAETCDLLVVGGGYSGLWTALIAKERDPGRDVVLLEGREAGWAASGRNGGFCAASLTHGLPNGLARWPEEIHRLEELGARNLDEIEKTVARHDLDCEFERTGEIDVATETYQAWELRDWYEQMEREGLADGVDFLDADAVREQVDSPTFQAGLWDRRGVAMLNPAKLAWGLKRACLRLGVRVYEHTPALDLKPYGAGMAVRTPYGSVRARRVALGTNIFPNLIKRVRAYTVPVYDYALMTEPLSQEQLASVGWKNRQGLGDSANQFHYFRLSADNRILWGGYDAIHHYGGRVRREYDDRPETYAKLAGHFFTCFPQLEGVRFTHAWGGAIDTCSRFSAFFGTAHQGRVSYAAGYTGLGVGATRFGAEVMLDLLAGEVTERTSLEMVRRKPLPFPPEPFAWTGIALTKWSLARADSHGGRRNLWLRTMDRLGLGFDS, translated from the coding sequence ATGGCCCCGAGCGCCATGAGCCGTTGGACGAAGGCACTCTCCGAAGCCCAGCCGGTCCCGTACTGGCTGGAAGACCCCGGCAAGCCCCACCCCGAGCCCGCGCTCACCGGCGCCGAGACCTGCGACCTGCTGGTCGTCGGCGGCGGCTACAGCGGACTGTGGACCGCGCTCATCGCCAAGGAGCGCGACCCCGGACGGGATGTCGTCCTGCTGGAAGGCCGGGAGGCGGGCTGGGCCGCCTCCGGCCGCAACGGCGGCTTCTGCGCCGCCTCCCTCACCCACGGGCTGCCCAACGGCCTCGCCCGCTGGCCGGAGGAGATCCACAGGCTCGAGGAGCTGGGCGCCCGCAATCTCGACGAGATCGAGAAGACGGTCGCCCGGCACGACCTGGACTGCGAGTTCGAGCGCACCGGCGAGATCGACGTGGCCACCGAGACGTACCAGGCGTGGGAACTGCGCGACTGGTACGAGCAGATGGAACGCGAGGGGCTCGCCGACGGCGTCGACTTCCTGGACGCCGACGCGGTGCGCGAACAGGTCGACTCACCGACGTTCCAGGCGGGCCTGTGGGACCGCAGGGGCGTCGCCATGCTCAACCCCGCCAAGCTCGCCTGGGGCCTGAAGCGGGCGTGCCTGCGACTGGGCGTCCGCGTCTACGAGCACACCCCCGCCCTGGACCTGAAGCCGTACGGCGCGGGCATGGCCGTACGCACCCCCTACGGCTCGGTCCGTGCCCGCAGGGTCGCGCTCGGCACCAACATCTTCCCGAACCTGATCAAGCGCGTACGGGCCTACACGGTCCCGGTCTACGACTACGCGCTGATGACCGAGCCGCTCAGCCAGGAGCAGCTGGCGTCGGTCGGCTGGAAGAACCGCCAGGGCCTCGGGGACAGCGCCAACCAGTTCCACTATTTCCGGCTGTCCGCGGACAACCGCATCCTGTGGGGCGGCTACGACGCGATCCACCACTACGGCGGCCGGGTCCGCCGCGAGTACGACGACCGGCCGGAGACCTATGCCAAGCTTGCCGGGCACTTCTTCACCTGCTTCCCGCAGCTGGAGGGCGTCCGCTTCACGCACGCCTGGGGCGGCGCGATCGACACCTGCTCGCGCTTCTCGGCGTTCTTCGGCACCGCCCACCAGGGCAGGGTGTCGTACGCGGCCGGCTACACGGGCCTCGGCGTGGGCGCCACCCGCTTCGGCGCCGAGGTGATGCTGGACCTGCTGGCGGGCGAGGTCACCGAGCGCACGTCCCTGGAGATGGTCCGCAGGAAGCCGCTGCCCTTCCCGCCGGAGCCCTTCGCCTGGACGGGCATCGCCCTCACCAAGTGGTCCCTGGCGCGCGCCGACTCCCACGGCGGCCGCCGCAACCTCTGGCTGCGGACGATGGACAGACTGGGGCTCGGCTTCGACAGCTGA